From Bos mutus isolate GX-2022 chromosome 5, NWIPB_WYAK_1.1, whole genome shotgun sequence, one genomic window encodes:
- the RPS19BP1 gene encoding active regulator of SIRT1: protein MSAALLRRGLELLGAPEAPGAAPGHTKPSQAPMKRTRKAKATQAQKLRNSAKGKVPKSALAEFRKKERRGYLGVNLRFMTSARSTVDESVTRQIMRQNRGRKACDRPVTKTKKKKKAEGTVFTEEDFQKFQREYFGS, encoded by the exons ATGTCGGCTGCCTTGCTGCGGCGGGGCTTGGAACTACTGGGGGCTCCTGAGG CCCCCGGCGCCGCTCCAGGACACACCAAACCGAGCCAGGCTCCGATGAAGCGGACCCGTAAGGCGAAGGCGACCCAGGCCCAGAAACTGCGGAACTCCGCCAAGGGAAAGGTGCCCAAGTCGGCGCTGG CTGAGTTCCGGAAGAAAGAGCGTCGAGGTTACCTTGGAGTAAACCTGAGGTTTATGACCAGTGCAAGAAGCACAGTGGACGAATCCGTCACCCGGCAG ATTATGCGCCAGAACCGGGGCCGCAAGGCCTGTGACCGGCCTGTGACCAAGacgaagaagaagaagaaggccgAGGGCACCGTGTTCACCGAGGAAGACTTCCAGAAGTTCCAGCGGGAATATTTCGGCAGCTAG
- the ATF4 gene encoding cyclic AMP-dependent transcription factor ATF-4, which produces MAEMSFLSSEVLGGDFVSPFDQLGLGAEESLGLLDDNLEVAKHFKHHGFSCDKAKAGSSEWLAVDWLVSDNSKEDAFSGTDWMVEKMDLKEFDFDILFSKDDLETMPDELLATLDDTCDLFQPLVQETNKEPPQIVNPIGHLPEGLPTIDQGAPFTFFQPLPPSPGTLSSTPDHSFSLELCSEVVIPEGESKPDSTTTGFPQCIKEEDAPSDNDSGICMSPDSSLGSPQDSPSTSRGSPNKSLLSPGALSGSSRPKPYDPPGEKMVAAKVKGEKLDKKLKKMEQNKTAATRYRQKKRAEQEALTGECKELEKKNEALKEKADSLAKEIQYLKDLIEEVRKAREKKRVL; this is translated from the exons ATGGCCGAGATGAGCTTTCTGAGCAGCGAGGTGTTAGGGGGGGACTTCGTGTCCCCCTTCGACCAGTTGGGTTTGGGGGCTGAAGAGAGCCTAGGTCTCCTAGATGACAACCTGGAGGTGGCCAAGCACTTCAAACATCATGGGTTCTCCTGCGACAAGGCTAAGGCAGGCTCCTCCGAATGGCTGGCTGTGGATTGGTTGGTCTCAGACAACAGCAAGG agGATGCTTTCTCCGGGACAGATTGGATGGTGGAGAAAATGGATTTGAAGGAGTTTGATTTTGATATCCTGTTCAGTAAAGATGACCTGGAAACCATGCCAGATGAGCTCTTGGCCACGTTGGATGACACGTGTGATCTCTTTCAGCCCCTAGTCCAGGAGACTAACAAGGAGCCCCCCCAGATAGTAAACCCAATTGGCCATCTTCCAGAAGGTTTACCAACAATTGACCAGGGTGCccccttcactttctttcaacctCTTCCCCCTTCCCCAGGGACCCTGTCTTCCACTCCAGATCATTCCTTTAGTTTAGAGCTATGCAGTGAAGTGGTTATCCCTGAAGGAGAGAGCAAGCCAGACTCCACCACTACTGGGTTTCCTCAATGCATAAAAGAGGAGGATGCCCCCTCAGATAATGATAGTGGCATCTGTATGAGCCCTGACTCCTCTCTGGGCTCTCCCCAGGATAGCCCTTCCACCTCCAGGGGCTCTCCAAATAAGAGCCTGCTATCTCCAGGTGCCCTCAGTGGCTCTTCCCGCCCCAAACCCTACGACCCTCCTGGAGAGAAGATGGTAGCAGCAAAAGTCAAGGGTGAGAAGCTAGACAAGAAGCTGAAGAAAATGGAGCAGAACAAGACAGCAGCTACTAGGTACCGCCAGAAGAAGAGGGCGGAACAGGAGGCCCTCACTGGTGAATGTAAAGagctagaaaaaaagaatgaggctCTGAAAGAGAAGGCAGATTCCTTGGCCAAGGAGATCCAGTATCTTAAAGATCTGATAGAAGAGGTTCGCAAAGCAAGGGAGAAGAAAAGGGTCCTCTAG
- the MIEF1 gene encoding mitochondrial dynamics protein MIEF1 produces MAGSGERKSKKDDNGIGTAIDFVLSNARLVLGVGGAAMLGIATLAVKRMYDRAISAPTSPTRLSHSGKRSWEEPNWMGSPRLLNKDMKAGLSRSLQALPTGSSAFDTDTFCPPRPKPLARKGQVDLKKSRLRMSLQEKLLTYYRNRAAIPAGEQARAKQAAVDICAELRSFLRAKLPDMPLRDMYLSGSLYDDLQVVTADHIQLIVPLVLEQNLWSCIPGEDTIMNVPGFFLVRRENPEYFPRGSSYWDRCVVGGYLSPKTVADTFEKVVAGSINWPAIGSLLDYVIRPAPPPEALTLEVQYERDKHLVIDFLPSVTLGDTVLVAKPHRLAQYDNLWRLSLRPAETARLRALDQADSGCRSLCLKILKAVCKSTPALGRLTASQLTNVILHLAQEEADWSPDVLADRFLQALRGLISHLEAGILPSVLNPKVNLFAELTPEEIDELGYTLYCSLSEPEVLLQT; encoded by the exons ATGGCAGGCTCTGGTGAGCGCAAAAGCAAGAAAGATGACAATGGCATTGGGACGGCCATCGATTTTGTACTCTCCAACGCCCGGCTGGTGCTGGGGGTCGGAGGAGCAGCCATGCTGGGCATCGCTACGCTGGCGGTTAAGCGG ATGTACGACAGGGCTATCAGCGCCCCCACCAGCCCCACCCGCCTGAGCCATTCAGGGAAAAGGAGCTGGGAAGAACCAAACTGGATGGGCTCTCCCCGACTGCTCAACAAGGACATGAAGGCAGGCCTGAGCAGGTCCCTGCAGGCCCttcccacaggctcctctgccttcgACACAG ATACATTCTGCCCGCCCCGGCCCAAGCCATTGGCCAGGAAAGGCCAGGTAGACTTGAAGAAGTCACGACTCCGCATGTCCCTGCAGGAGAAACTTCTCACTTACTACCGGAACCGGGCGGCCATTCCTGCCGGCGAGCAGGCTCGGGCCAAGCAAGCTGCTGTGGACATATGTGCTGAGCTCCGGAGCTTCCTGCGGGCCAAGTTGCCTGACATGCCACTTCGGGACATGTACCTGAGTGGCAGCCTCTATGATGACCTGCAG GTGGTGACAGCCGACCACATCCAACTCATCGTGCCCCTCGTGTTGGAGCAAAACCTGTGGTCATGTATCCCCGGGGAGGACACCATCATGAATGTCCCTGGCTTCTTTCTAGTTCGCCGGGAGAATCCAGAGTATTTTCCTCGCGGTAGCAGTTACTGGGACCGCTGTGTAGTAGGGGGCTACCTTTCTCCGAAGACGGTGGCAGACACGTTTGAGAAGGTAGTGGCTGGCTCCATCAACTGGCCGGCCATCGGGTCCCTCTTGGACTACGTGATTCGACCAGCCCCGCCCCCAGAGGCCCTGACTCTGGAAGTGCAGTATGAGCGGGACAAGCACCTTGTCATTGACTTCCTGCCATCAGTGACCCTTGGTGACACTGTCTTGGTGGCCAAACCACACCGGCTAGCCCAGTATGACAACCTGTGGCGGCTGAGCCTGCGTCCTGCTGAGACGGCGCGCCTGCGGGCCCTGGACCAGGCCGACTCGGGCTGCCGCTCCCTGTGCCTCAAGATCCTCAAGGCCGTATGCAAGTCCACTCCGGCCCTGGGCCGCCTCACTGCCAGCCAGCTCACCAATGTCATCCTCCACTTGGCCCAGGAGGAGGCTGACTGGTCCCCGGACGTGCTGGCCGACCGCTTCCTGCAGGCCTTGAGGGGGCTCATCAGCCACTTAGAGGCCGGCATTCTGCCCAGTGTCCTGAACCCCAAggtgaacttatttgcagagctCACCCCTGAGGAAATAGACGAATTGGGATACACTCTCTATTGCTCGTTATCCGAGCCAGAGGTGCTGCTGCAGACGTAG
- the MIURF gene encoding mitochondrial ribosome and complex I assembly factor AltMIEF1: MASWSREAVLSLYRALLRQGRQLRYTDRDFYLASIRREFRKNQKLEDPEAREKQLEKGLVFLHSKLGGII; encoded by the coding sequence ATGGCCTCATGGAGCCGAGAGGCGGTGCTGAGTCTCTACCGGGCTCTGCTTCGCCAAGGCCGACAGCTTCGCTACACTGATCGAGACTTCTACCTTGCCTCCATCCGCCGTGAGTTCCGGAAAAATCAGAAACTGGAGGATCCCGAGGCCCGGGAGAAGCAGCTGGAAAAGGGCCTGGTCTTCCTCCACAGCAAGCTGGGAGGGATCATTTAG